GCTGGCAGGTTTCGAGCGAAGTTTAAAAATACTTCCTCATACGTATGGCTCAAAAAAGAACCGATTTAGAACTTAAGCAACACTGTGTGCCGTTACTCAACCAAAGGTGGCCCGGATCATTCTCAATGGGACATTTCGCGCCATCGTTCGAATTTAAAGATTTGCATAAGCGCGGTAAGAATACATCAGAGATGATGATCACGAAACTGTTCAGGAGCCCTTAGTGAGGATTCTCTTGGAGCGCTGTTTTTTAGGTCGGTGCAACGCTACGGTCGTGCCTCCTTACCTCACTTCTTGTCCAGAACGCATGCTTCACGGCACAACAAGTAACTCCGCTCTTTCGCATTAAGGTGGCTCCGTTGACTACTGCGGCCCCTAACTGAGAGTGGCATTCGCTCACACTAGACTTTGTATCCGCAGCCTGCACTTTCAACGACATTGCCAGGCTTTTTTTTCGCGCACCCGAGTTAGAGCATGACGATGTGTACACATAACCATCTCCCACGCTGACGTGCGAGCATGCATTGTTACACCTGCACCACTTGAACTTGGCTGCACAGTAAACAGTTCGAGGTCTCCAAGACAAGTATTCCTTCCAAGTTATCTACAGCATCGAAACCATACTCCTAAAATGCAAGACAAGCGCAGGTAGGCGCCCGTACCTTAGATTAAATTACCAGTTATATTTGTGCGCTTAATGTTTTTCCGATTAGACTGATAAGTATCTATTATTAGATACATGTCCTGGACACCAGACGTGCATGAACGCCTCTTCGTCGCTTTGAGCGCCTCCTTACTCAAGGTGTGGCTAAGAGTGGTTCTAAACTAGACAGCTGCCTTGAGTGCTTCATTGAGTATATGTAAACGTGGAGGCTCCTCATATAAGGTAGGCGAATGATAGAATCTAAAGAAAGTTCTCAAATAATGGTCTAAGGAAAGTTAAGCAGGAACCCTgctaataattattttctctttaTTACTTTCTGGTGAAAGGCATCCGTAgaataaaacaataataaaaatgaaactATCGCTCCCCACGACGGCAGCGCTAAAAAGAAAAGGACATATGCAGAGCCAAGTGTGGCTGGCCAACGCCTGAAACAGCGCATTGATATTTCGGCGCTAGAGAAGCGGCGCCAATGACAAAGCTTGCTTTCTGTCCCCCCCTGCTGCAAACGTGAGAACGACCTGGTGTTCAGAAACCGCAGCGCCGTGAGGTGCGATTCTGCCCTTCTGGTCGTCGGTCGCTTgcgctgttcctttttttttactgcccacTCTACTTAATGAACGCTTTCGCTACATTTGAGTGGAATTGAAGCATTTAAAAACGACTTACAGGATGGAAACAAAATGGACGCACCGCTGACTTCATTCGATCTAAACCTGAAATGTGCTGTGTTCGTGTAGTCATCCCGATCCGTCTTCCGCTTCTTAAGGCACCGTTTCGGTGTCGCCATTGTTTGTGCCGCAGGTGTTCGCCGCAAGTAAGTAGCTAATACAGGCCTGTATGTTTTTGAGTTTTGCGGCTGAATAACGCGAACATGCATCGCTTAATAAAACCGCGTATGTTTTAACGCTCTCAAGGCAGAAGTATTCGGGGGACTGGTTCCTTTTTACTGTTCGAATGATTAGGACATAGGAGACTCAGCGTCACGTTTTGCTTGTAAGAAGGCCTTCAAAGAAACTCGTCGTTCAGTGCCTTCTGATGCCCCGTTTAAAATGCATGCACCTGCGTGAGTCTTTTCTGAAAGTCGAAATCCGTGCGGTGCGGAGGGTCTTTTATAATGCCAGTATTTCTAACTGGGCGTCAAGCGACGTAAGCTGCCTCTGCGTGCGTAACACTCAAGCATGTTTCATGGACTCGTAAAGAAAAGGCGCGCTGAATCTCACCTGTCTGTTCATGTCTTGGCAGACACGTGACGGGAATTCGAAACCCATTTCATTCGTAGGTGCGTTCAGTGGTCGAATCTCCAGGCCAAGAACTTTACACATGCTTTAGAGGCCAGGATTCTCCTCGATGCTGGAAGCTTCGGTGGCAAAAGAATGTTACCGCGACAAAGGTGAGCCTTTTAGGTGCAGTTGTGCTGTTGAGGTATTCACCAGCTAGGGATAAATGCTATTGGCATGCGCAGTGAAACAGCGTGAACGTGGGACAACACAAGGGAAGCGGCAAGACTACCAGCGCTGGCTATAGGTTATCAAGGTCTCGAATGGTCTTTGAATAAGCAGCATGCAGTTCGACTAAAGCGCGTTGTGGTTATCGTCGACGACTTTCAAAAACGGCCGAATCAGACATATTGCAGAATTCTGCCGGGGCCGTTCTGCGCGCGAAGGAGGGTTCAGCGTCGAGACGCGGTCCAATCATGTGGCAGCGTTTGTAATGCTCGTGCATATGGTTTTTAAGATTGGGCGCCTCGACAAGGATAAGCCGGATTTAGCAAGCCCTGCCTTCATGCCACAgtcatccataaagtcagcaataaaattacaataaggaaaggcgtcaggcggggagacacgatctcgccaatgcttttcaccgcTTGCTTACAGCAGGTGTTCCGAGGTCTTGACTGGGAactgttggggataagagttaatcgaGGATACCTAAATATTCTACAATTCGCTGATGTCATTACCTTCCTAAATCACTCTGGAGGtgaactgcaattcatgatcaatgttttagacaggcagagcagaacagagGGTTTAAAAATGAACATCCAAAAAACAAAAGTAAAGCTCTTCAGTCTCGCAaggtaacagcagttcacaattcgcGACGAGGCGCAGGAAATGGTAAAGAatactacttagggcaggttggGACAGCTGGTccagatcatgaaagggaaataactataaagataagaattgggtggagcgcatacggcagattctctcatatcatgaacggtagtttaccaatatccctcaagagaaaagtgtacaacagctgtatcttactagTACTCACCTATTGGGCAgtaacgtggagactaacgaaactAGTACTCACCTATTGGGCAGTAATGTgtagactaacgaaaagggttcagcttaacttaaAAATAACGCAggcagctatggaaagaaaaatgatagatgtaaccttaagagaccggaGGGGGCCTGAGTAGGTTAGGGACCAAACGCGAATTAATGGCATCCTATtcgaaatgaagagaaagaaatgggctttgagTTGAGCTGTgtggttgtaagctaccggtgggattagccttgcagttgctgccggcaattgctccaccgtagcgacacttaaatagaattcacagaaacactgtccgcaaaaacccaaatagacactcctgaggtcaccatgtggaggccaaatccgtgtcctacaggtaaagtagaagaaggcgagaagcatcccttctactcgactggctcccgcgcgggaaaacaatgtcctgaagagaactgtgaggaactcctgccttcttgagagatccgaataacacagcccgttccgcgttgtgcaatgtacagcacaagatgtaatgttctatgtcaccacacacaccacacgttgaacacaatggtgacaacgctaggccagtcttatacatcaacgccggcgtacgagcagaatccgtgcgaacgcggtgcagcaaagtggcttggtaccttttgagacccttggccacacatggctgatgaggagagctccacaaagaactgaagtggcacaacaccacatctctgaacatttgcttgacttcatgagggactctatgtactggaatcccggagagagctgtatgggcgagggtgtctgctatctcgttgcctaagacacctatgtgcgagggcacccattaaaaacgtatagagaagcctttgctatggagattctgcaccaaacgtagggatctaagactcaaggcatcagtggggaacccgtactctaaactttgaagggcagattttgaatccgtaattatgacagtaggttgaggcgtacaacaccgtagcttctttagagctgcctcaatggcaacgctttcggccattgtggaggacacgactttagtaaaacgaacagaccaatcatatttcaaagacggaatatgaaaagcagctgcactagatcatctgaccttgtccacagagccgtctgtaaaaatttgaagatgactggcatattcggtctcaagatgttccagtacgagcgaacgcattgccgctgaaggagaattccgcttggcgcgaacgtggggaattgtcaaggaacaatcgaggctcggaaagaaccaaggtggcttcaacgtcttaggtcgaactcgaaggtcgagacccagagaacgaagagtatttaaagccaagtacgcccgggactcagatctctttcgaaggcgctgtagaagcgctctcccggcaacagtctctctgaggcggccaatttgcagcaaaagtctttgtgaagcggctagccgaagaggtttcgattgagactcatacagtactgcattgtttggagcagcctgcggaacgccgagagccctccttagtcccattctgtgcaaaacctcaaggcgttccagctgcgataccgagggggaaattaaagggagctggtacattatgcggcttgtcaccagggcatcgtgaagcctgatcattgaagcaggatggtttccccattgctcactagcaactctacgaagcacattgagacgcgaagatagtgaagccacaatcgagtccacagctcgtcgccactgtagacgtgagtcaatagtgacgcccaaaaaacgtatgtggttaacctgacgaaggcaagactgatcaaggtctatgctcagccgcgcataccgtcgtcccctacctggaaacaggacgaagccagatttttctaccgagagagtcaacccaacaccttgaaggtaacttttaactgaaagcacagCCTGTCGCGCtgatagagctaagcgtttgtgttgatatccggttaaccaaagacaaatgtcgtctgcatatatcgacatatggacatgcctacaatgtttttgcacttttgctggaagaccagccatgacaacattaaagagcattggggacaggacactaccttgaggtacccctcgcgataccgccctttcggagctcattgtactgcctaaccgcactctaaatttacgatcactgagaaatgagcgaatgaatcgcagaagatagccctgtacgcctatgacctgcagactattcagtattgagctctggaggacgctattataagcctttgatacgtctagtaaaatagctagtgttgaaagtccaaaagcactctgatgttcaatgtggcttatcaagtccaggacgctatcttgcgcgcttaaacctgtgcggaatccagtcatgcatgttggtagtgcccttctatcctcaagccgccaagacaaacgcttacttgccatcttctccatgagcttagccacacacgacatcagcgatacaggacgatacgaggccgcgtctgtcatctatTTGCTGGctttcagcagtgggactacacaagccaccttccatgaagggggaacgtcaccagacttccacactcgattgagataggttaggagcatcttccggtgttccagaggcaggttcagtaacatttgattggtaatgccgtcaagacctggtgcacagcgacgccgcaggctgcggagcgctgtctgtagttctcgaagtgtgaacggggcgtccataacagacggagacgtagcaggtagagagcagggatgaatgcctggtctggaatttacaaatgcatccgcaaattcctctgccaagcacacgagatgtttctgcgtgcgcaatgcaagcggctcgaaaggtttactcggacgagagccactagcaagactgccaacgacacgccaaatattcgattatcggtgagaaaacagtcaaactagcgcaaaaggatgcccactgggacctacagagcttgttcgcatgacgtctaatggcagagttgagcctgttgaaagttgtcttcaaggctctgtcgtccttcttccgcaacagttgtcgctccgcccttctgcgcgctgcgcagaggttcctgagttttaaatccggagtcggaaaatgatcaggtagcttgagcgccgtggtagcagccatcttagcataaatcattttgtctgtcacatcaccggaaacacaggctaagtgctccctgtatttgttccaattaacaacatggcaaattttagggcCACGTAGATGGAAGtaggcagtaaacacaaatatcgggtagtgatcacttcccattcggtcagctctagttgaccactgcacacggacgtcaggtgaatgtaaggttaggtctatagatgtgggtgaggttggaggccgaaagaaagtgggacttccgtcattggccacgcacaggtccaaactgtcgatgacttctacaagttggcgtccgcgaggatctgtgttcctgtcaccccaggcagggtggtgggcgttgaagtcgccgcagatgattctgggtgctgggcagcggtcacaaagttgctggagaaacaaagccatatcgaccttcttcagcggggacacgtatactgatgcaatggacagagttcggaaggcgagccgaatcctcacagccactacctcaatactgtcggtgcaaagatcggtgacgttcaaagccacatgaggaacctcccttcgtatgtaaagggcggcacttcctgcgggaaaagacgatgctgcaattcttgtgggcgacgtatcccggcaaagacctcccgcttggcaagccagcctccgagagggccagtactggaacacagttctctttcaagaacaattttagttctgctaatcgacttataatcccagcgcagttccattgcatgataaacggcacttttctatggtttttagttgcaacaggttgaagaaaactagccatctaggagttgaagttctctgcgaaggcggtgatcaaggtctcaatggaaagcaccagctgtataaagttcttcaaagtgccaggctgcatcgcttggctaaatgaacgcaggacatcaaacaaaacgcgtagaaggtcggagagattccggcttttgagctccttattttgctgcacgcactggcgcaccacttcgacaaaagacggggactgggacccactcttcgccacggtagctggtgtctgcatctgttttaaggcaaggggatgtcctccatgttgtcgagtcttgctgtgatctggtcgcggaggaacatggacactttttgcagaagcagatcgaacagccaactcaccctcggaggccgttgccgacttgctcggatcaggttgTGCaacgacgtcgcttgctaccacgtcccgagcttgcgagtcgagcgcagggaactcttcacttccatgtatcggcttctcagtaggttgtggtttggggccactaaagAAGGACTTGCGATGGTGTAAGGCGCTTaaacggaatgtgcagccactgaaactcgctggatggtcacctccacaattagcgcaagccaaatctgccttgcactctttgtaatcatggccaccaccacaccgcttgcaacgttgatctttgttgcaaactctcgctacatgtccaaagcgttggcacctgaagcaccggggaggagtttcaacgaactcgtggactgcatgtttggtgaaaccaaggtcaattattccagggcgctcggtgttaagagcaaacgttagcacaatagagtttgtaggcttcgctgcccattgttgttctccaggctccacccggcgcattaaccgtcgcacgtgcagaactccttgcggtttcaagtagtcaagaagggcactttccgaataccacactggtactccccttataacacatgtgttagtcatgtaggagtgtggcaaccgggcttgaactcgtatgccaccgatctgagagcaccgcagaagagtGTCTACTTGCTCTTCTTATGAGATATCTAGTTGAAGAGctccttgcgttgtgaagcgactgcgaatcggagcagatcccagtagcactttaatatcatcgaacagcctgatagggttccactctctgaagtcaactcctttctcttttggctgaactatcactgggatgccgactgtccggtgcttccgatgactcaccactttgaagccatcgttgtccatttccgccatgtcagccacttcctcgtcagaggcgacgatagttgagtcgtccccactgagcgatgatgacgcactgcactgctagACGtacctgatgactggcagatccccgccatgtgatgccatggccgcctccgccccactgggctccttcggatggcgctgtccctttaaggataccggcgccggagctgccgtacccttcccgtagggacagtaccgccttaaagacgcggccgtcttccaaggatggaaataacctagttaataactagaaaacaaggcaaaattactgagctgaggtgacaacagatcgagcagcgtcgtcttccttttcttctctcccgttttcgaagaatctcagaaatgggctagggcagggcataaccactggttcttaagggttacggagtggattccaagagaagtcaagcgCAACACGTGGTGGCCGAAATTTTgttaggcggatgagattaagaggttagcggggatacagtggccgGAACTGGGAAACgacagggttaagtggagagacataggagaggaatttgccctgcagtgggcgtggtcatgcttatgatgatgatgattcgtATTCGAATTGGGAATGCACCTAGACTATTTGCATTTGGTACGGTTTCTAAAAGTGTTTATCGCCCACCTCTGCAAATACCACCGCAATATTAGGGCGATATCCTGTAAGTGTCTGATCATTTAGCCGACAAGTTGCGCGCTTTGACTTCAGGAATTTACTCGAGgagatgcttgtagcgcgacaaaaaataGACAAGGGACAGAAGGTGAACGGGACAAGCACTACGCTCAACAAGCATACGCTCAAGTAAAATGAACAAACTCGCCCAGAAAAAGAAGCTTTATTGAACTTCAAGAATTTGCCTCCCGCGCACCAGCTTCATCTAACAATTCGTGCTATTTAATTTATTATTATAATTCAGCTGAAGTATTATTGACTGTGTGCAATACGTGCCGTCGTGCTTTTGCAACATGTACACAGGGCTTTAAATGCGAATTAAGAACAATGAAGTCATCGCATTTCCGCTCAGAAAATTAGTGAAAGCTATAGAGCTCATACTTCAGGGCAGAATGTAGTTGCTTCTAGACGAGCCATTAGATCACAGTAAACCTATTTGCTCTTTTTCTTCGGAAGTTAGCTTTTCTTTGTATGTCATGCATAAAATGTTGGCGAAAAGCCTTCCCTCGCCGAATCTTGACGCTGGTTTCGTGACGGGAACTTTTCCGAGGAGTTTATCGAGGCTGGGAGTACTGACTGAGAAAAAGTGGTCCTCCTTATGCCTTCCGGAAAAGCGGCCCGGCGAAACGTTGCGAGTGCGCTTTAAATGCATTCTTGGTCAGCGGAAAGCAGAATTCGTGTGCTACTTATTTACGGCTGTGTTAGAGCGAAATCGCAAATCTGGTCATTCCATCCCAGCAAAATGGTCTACGCTTCTCTGTCTGTCCAAGACCAACGAAGATCGCACGAATTCCACCGGTTGCCCACCTACATCTTACACCGTGTTTCggctctgtatatgtatgttgtaggATTCAATTTTTTCCAAAACACCTTGAAACATATTCACTTTCATTGCATGCACACCTCGAGAGCCGCCCGTGACTCCCAATTTAGAGCGAAACTAGACGAAACACAGTTGAAAAAGACTTGTACCACAGCAACCCCCGTAGAAAATTTTCTTCACTTCTGGCGAAGTGCCAATCTGAGAATATATTCTACACGCGTTGTTTAAAAGTACTAATGCCAATTCGATGCCCTGTTATAGGCGACCACTACATGGCCACGTGCCGTCTGCACAGCTGAGCAAGTGATTAAACGACGTTCTTGTACGCGCACTGATATTAGTTAAATATATCCAAGTGCAGAGGTTAAAGAGTGAAAATAATGTTCATTTTGCAATAAGATTTACTGTGACTTGTCAATGGCGTTAAAACAATGTTACGCGCATCATGCTATGCCACTCTTCTAGCTACTTAGTGCGGATCATACTTGTATCCTCTGCCATGCGATATCGTGTCACACTGCACTAGATGTCATAAGATGGCACTCCCTTGAGCGACGCGCGGCGTCAAGTATtatgcggcggtcgaatttttcACTGAAGAGGGAGCGACAGCGacaatttttcgttttttttgtggCTGCATAACTTGGGCGTAGGGAGAGAACGCGCAGTCACGCGCGACTGTCGGACGGTGAGCGGGTATCGCAAACAACGGTACGTAATCATTGTGAGActtgatgtacagtactcacggattgaaataggacattcggagcgcgtggccgtcgcttcatggagcgccgcccgtagacgctcatggaaccaaggtggtgcattgtggtatggcgtgagagggagaacatctacaaagcagaattgttccttccagtagccaatcagccggcctgtggtttaccacatgcctgcgtggcactgcaaggctagcgctccgaatgtcctatttcaatccgtgagtactgtacgctTGTCGCACTGTTCATACCCCATTAGGCTGCAATGGCACAGCTTCCCTGCGTTATGTGACTTCCGACTGACATATTTACACAAAAAGCTAACGCCACAGGAACGCATACTTCAAGAATTCTTCgctctgcaagaaaaatatgacacctaaaCAGAAATGCATGTTTGAAgttagtggaggcctccggataatttcgcccacctggggttctttcacgtgcactgacatcgcacagtgcacgagcctagagcatttcgcctctatggaaatgcgaccgcagcggccgggattgaacccacgtatttcgggtcacgagccgagcgccataaccactgacctgCCGCTGCGACCTCTCGTTTTTATGATGTTGCCCCAACTTTCCCGTGCCAACTTGCACAATACGCCTAAAGAAACAGCTTTTAAGGTGCATTTTTCCTGCTGATAGAACACTAAATGCTCAAGTAAATACTACTGTTAAGTGCGAGAGAACTCTCGTTCTTTTCAACAGCAAATCACTTGAAAAGCAGGGTTCGAAcataaaaatgttttgacgctgaAATTCTTCTTTGTGTGTTACTTACTCAAGGCTTAAGCAACTCTAGTAAGCAATTTCGACCAATCTTCCGGCGCTGTTAAAATTAAAATCTCCACAGGAAGGAATAATATTGGCCAGCTGCAAAAATATCTGGAGGTATGCACAGCGCCACAAATGCTTTAACTGCATGTTCATTGCTCTTGAATGCCAAGTCGTGCTGACGTTTAGAGCACCGAAGGACTCGCCAGTTATTAACAGAAAAGACAGACAAAGAAGTTAGTGTATTAATTCTTCCTTAGCAAGAtcataatattgaaaaaaatgaGGTTTTACATGGAAACAACTAGGAGCAGGAACTGGGCGAAAAAATACCTGTACTTTCTAAGGCCACTCTTGCATTAATGCAAAAGCAGCCTTTGTTTATCACACTCGTCGTTATTATTCTGAGACAGCAGAAAAGTGAAAGTCTGAGAAGCACATGAGAAAGCGACAACAACATTTATTTCACCACTAATGGCAATGTCTTGGCACAACTGACCGTGATAACCATGTCCATGTCCGTAGCTGATAACTTTGTACCCATGTCCGTAACCACCATAGCTACCGTGTCCATATCCGCCATAACCACCGTAGCCGCCATGGCCGTATCCTTCATAACCGCCATAGCCTCCATGACCGTATCCTCCATAGCCTCCGTAACCTCCGTAGCCACCGTAACCCCCGTAGCCGCCATATCCCCCATAGCCGCCGTAACCACCATGGCCGTATCCTCCGTAACCGCCGTATCCACCGTATCCACCGTAGCCACCATAGCCGTAACCAGCCGTGGCAGCACCAACCATAAGACAAAGGGCAAGCAGTGGCAACTGGAAAATAGAAGCAAATATCATGCATTATGCTTTAGCTCCACTAGTACACTAATGGGGAGCTTGCTGGTGAAGCACAAGTCTCTTTTTGACATGGTTTGAGTTCTGCGCATTGTATTGCATAATGCGGAGCAGAAGAGTTTTTTGAATAACTGATGAAAGTCCAGTACACTCACACCCTTTGTTAATATGGACACCTTCGTTCTTGAGCAAAACTGTCCTTAAGGCGAGTCGTATGTAATACCGAGtggtaaaaaaatttgaaataaaaACACTGTGATCAAGTTCTGTTACTGCACACAGAGGCGTTGTACTGTGCTACTGCGCAGTACAAATCAGACGAAAACTTGGTAGTTCTTTGTAATTATCAATTTTTAAATAATGAGGTGCAGTTAGAAGGCCCTGTTTGTGCATGAAATGCGTGATGATGTCTCATGGTATGATTGCTTATCTTCTACTACAACTATTGATACCATCATGAACCGCTAGTATGTTTATATCTGCATAACTGAGTAGCTGACAGCTGCAAAACGCGGCTGGCAACGCAGCAGAGGCTACAGAGTTATCTTCTCATCAATTCTTGCAATACGTCAACAGGGCGTATTGGAACTCTGAAGCAAAAACGCACAAGAAAGGGCCATCACATAGGCGAAATGTGCACTTCCGCTTTGCTCTTGGTTGGTTCGCTGCTTTCAGAATAAAGGCACAGAAATATCTCATTAGGGCAGTCGCGATTTTGTTCTCATTCCTGACATTATTCTCGCGACAGAAATGCATGGACACCTATGGGCTCTGTGTATTTTCGCCCTGTACATTGTCCGTatagcgagtttccatattaacgaggcgcaAGTGCATTGAGAAAATTTGGTCTCCAAAATAATTTCCCATAATTCTAGTCGTTTATATTAACAGCGCTCGTATTTGTGGGGCACGACTATGTTCAACTACGGACACATGCACTTATCTGGCGATTTAGTATTAAAATTATTTTCAGTTTCAGCAATTGCTCACAAATTAAAGCTTCTTTTAACTGAACACTGCTTAACTAAACACGATAAGCAAGTGCAAGCTAATCAGGGGCCTTGCTAAAGAAGCTGCATGCAGACAAAAAGACATTTGTCCTTGCCTATAAGGTTGTTGGATATTTCGATCAGATGACGCCGGCGACTAGTAGTATTCAACTTTTGCCTTCACAACACAACGCGGTTCCAGTGAAGCGTCCATTGGTATGTGCGTTTGCACCAGTTATTAGGTAGGAGAGGTAATGAATGGGAAGAACGT
The Amblyomma americanum isolate KBUSLIRL-KWMA chromosome 3, ASM5285725v1, whole genome shotgun sequence genome window above contains:
- the LOC144123929 gene encoding uncharacterized protein LOC144123929 — translated: MKALLPLLALCLMVGAATAGYGYGGYGGYGGYGGYGGYGHGGYGGYGGYGGYGGYGGYGGYGGYGGYGHGGYGGYEGYGHGGYGGYGGYGHGSYGGYGHGYKVISYGHGHGYHGQLCQDIAISAQSDRGKLGPSDLIPRLGCERWQVRNAPPDAPRMGTGAPDKAAGSIRRCSPGGGSVDPAALFGAQTVFRTTR